Proteins from one Canis lupus familiaris isolate Mischka breed German Shepherd chromosome 26, alternate assembly UU_Cfam_GSD_1.0, whole genome shotgun sequence genomic window:
- the HSPB8 gene encoding heat shock protein beta-8 (The RefSeq protein has 1 substitution compared to this genomic sequence), with protein sequence MADGQMPFSCHYPSRLRRDPFRDSPLPSRLLDDDFGMDPFPDDLTSSWRNWALPRFSTGWPGTLRSGMVPRGPTAAARFGVPAEGRSPPPFPGEPWKVCVNVHSFKPEELMVKTKDGYVEVSGKHEEKQQEGGIVSKNFTKKIQLPAEVDPVTVFASLSPEGLLIIEAPQVPPYSPFGESNFNNELPQDSQEVTCT encoded by the exons ATGGCTGACGGTCAGATGCCCTTCTCCTGCCACTACCCGAGCCGCCTGCGCCGCGACCCCTTCCGAGACTCGCCCCTGCCCTCCCGCCTGCTGGATGATGACTTTGGCATGGACCCCTTCCCCGACGACTTGACTTCCTCATGGCGCAACTGGGCCCTGCCTCGATTTTCCACCGGGTGGCctgggaccctgaggtcaggCATGGTGCCCCGGGGGCCCACGGCCGCAGCCAGGTTTGGGGTACCTGCGGAGGGCAGGAGTCCCCCACCCTTCCCCGGGGAGCCCTGGAAAGTGTGTGTCAACGTGCACAGCTTTAAGCCAGAGGAGCTGATGGTGAAGACCAAGGATGGATACGTGGAGGTGTCCG GCAAACACGAAGAGAAGCAACAAGAAGGTGGCATCGTTTCCAagaatttcacaaagaaaatcca GCTTCCTGCAGAGGTGGATCCTGTGACAGTATTTGCCTCACTTTCCCCAGAAGGCCTGCTGATCATCGAAGCTCCCCAGGTTCCCCCTTACTCACCATTTGGAGAGAGCAACTTCAACAATGAGCTTCCCCAAGACAGCCAGGAAGTCACCTGTTCCTGA